The DNA segment GCGGTTCCAGTCGGCAACTTCCGGAATGAGCTCGACCACATGAACGATGGCGTCGGGCTGCACGGCTTTGAGCACGGTGAGAAGGCTGAAGCCTAACCCCAGTCCCCCGACCAGAATATGAGCTTTCGGGGTTTTCCAGAGCTTTTGCACGGCGATCTCCCCAAGAAGAAGCTCAGAGGCGGAGGCACGGGAGTGCATCAATTCCTGTCCGCCAAAACTGATGGAGTAGTCTCCATCCTGTTCATGGAGGATCATCGGCTTCCCGTCCGGGGAAGTGGATTCAGCAAGTTTGATGCGCGGTTTCATACCTCAAGACGGCATGGCGAATGGCTCGAAGCAACGAAATACGCCTTCAAGGGAATCTAGGGGAAAGAGGAGGGCTTTGTTAAGAATTTGTTTATAAAATAGGTTTGAGGTTGTTTCGGGCCTGAATGTTGCTACCGCTTTGAGCCATGAGATTACATCGGGCAGCTTTTTGGGGTATGGGGTTTCTCTTTTGCTGCGTCCAGAGCGGTTCTGCAGCTTTGATCGCCTATTGGGATATGGATGCCGGGACGGTTTCTGGAAAACTTCCGGCCAACGGAGGTGCACAGGCAGGATCGGTTTCTGCCAGTATTGTGGATATCGGAGCGGGTTTCAGCAACACGGTCGAAGCAGATGTTGCCGGGACGGATTTGAATCTGTCGGGTGCCGAGGGAGATCCGAATCGTGCAGTTGGTTTTTATCGGATAGGTAGCGTTTACGAGAATGGATCTTTCCGAATGGCGGGATTCGATTTCACCGGGCAGAGCGATGTGCGGATTTCTTTTGCCTATGACAGTCTCAGTGCGTTTACATGGAATAGTAATTTGCATGTCGACTATCGTATCAATGATGGACAATGGATCGACTTTGACGAAGGCCAGAGTTGGCTCGATGGCTATGTGATCGCCGACATTTCATTGCCCTCGGATCTCAACAATCAGAGTGATGTGGATATCCGCATTCGGACGAACAATTGGTTATCCTCTTACGGCCACCTGGATATCGACAACCTCCAGGTGAATGCGGTGCCGGAGTTTTCCCAGGTGGGCCTGGGTCTGGCTCTGGCGGCTTTGCTCGCGGTGGGCTCTCGCCGTCGCCGACAGGTTACCTAAGTCGGCTGATCGAAACCTCGATCGATTCGTTTCGGCCCGCGAAGTTTATTCCGCGATTCAAAAGATGACTTCACATTGAGCCCCGGTCGGAGCATGTGGCCATCGCTCGAGCTCTAGCCCACCGGGAAGAAGATCGGAGCCACTGAAGACGCACCGGAGAGAACCTTCTACGGGGCTTGTTCGGATTCAATTGCCTCGAGTCCTGCCCGCAGTTTCTGCAGTTGTTCGCGCAACACCGTAAGCTCCTTCGTCGACGGAGAGTAGGTCGAGGTCTTCACCAGTTCGGACTCTTTCGCGAGCATCTTCTGAATCAACCGATCTCCTTTCGAGGTGAGTGCGAGCAGGGTGGAGCGGCGGTGCCGAGGGTTCGGTTGCGATTCGACGAGGCCCTCCTCCAAGAGATCGTTGACCTGAGTCTGGACCACTTGTCGGGAGACCAATCGTTCGCGGGCGAGGTCGGGAACCGTCTGAGGACCTTCGCGGTCGAGGGTGAGAAGAAGGCTCCGCTTGGCGGCCGTGACCCCGAGATCGAGGTGGAGAGTGTCCCCCAGCCAGCGCAAGCGATTGTTGATCTTGCGGACCTCATCGAATAAGTCTTGGGCGGCTTCACTTCTCTCACTCATGACTCCAACTTAGATCAATCGATTTTAAATGACAACTTTATTGTCTTTTCAGGATTGACAGCAAAGTTGTCATTATTGATTTTGCTCTCATGTCGAAATCTTCTTCTCCCTTTCCCGGCACTTTTGGCTGGCACAACGCGACCCAGTTTACGGGGGCGCTGAACGATAATCTCTTCAAGCTCCTCATCATCTATGCTCTCGCGGTAGCTTGGCCGGATAAGAGCGTAGATACGACCCTGGTGGTGGTGGGCGTGCTTTTTGCCCTGCCGTTTCTGCTCTTCTTGGGCGCTGGCGGGATTCTAGCCGATCGCTTCGGGAAGAATCGGGTTGTCCGCGGGGTGAAGCTGGCGGAGATCGGGGTGATGGGTTTTGGGGCCCTGTCGCTCTTTACCGGATCCGGATGGATGATGCTGGTGACCGTTTTTCTGATGTCGACTCAGAGTGCGCTCTTCGGTCCGACGAAATATGGAATCATTCCCGAGCTGGTCGGGAAAGAAGGGATTTCCCGGGCCAATAGTTTTCTCCAGTCGGCGACCTACGCTGCGATCATCCTCGGCACCGCAATGGCTCCAGAAGTGAGTCTTTGGCTCGGTCAGAATTACGGATTCGCAGGCCTTCTCTGTGTCGGGATTGCCGTTGTGGGTTACATCTGCTCGCGGAAGATCGCCTCGACTCCGCCCAGTGGAGGCAATCGGCGTATGGCCAATTTGTTTTATCGGGATCTGGTTACAAGCCTGCGCGAAGTACACCGCGATAGTTTTCTGGCTCTCGCGGTTTGGGGCTCTGCCGTCTTCTCATTGGTGGGAGCATACGTGCAGATGAACTTTTTGGCATATGGGGAGGTTATTCTCGGGTTGGGCCGCGAGGAATCGACGCGCCTGTTCTTTCTGACCGCCATCGGAATCGGTGCAGGTGCCCTCCTCGCCGGTCGGTTGAGCCGCCGCGGGATTGAGTTCGGGTTAGTCCCGATTGCGACCGCACTGATGTCGGTGAGCTGTATTCTTCTTTTTACGACGGATGCGAGCACGAGTGTCTATCTCGCCGGATTCTATGGTTTTATCATGGGGGTCGGGGCTGGATTTTTCCTCGTGCCCATTGAGTCCTTCATCCAATTCCGAAGCCCCCCCGAGCGGGTCGGAGGTATCGTTGCAGCTTCCGCCTGGCTCAGCTGGGTGGGAGTGCTGGGCGGTGCGTTGCTTCTCTATGTGAATACAAAGTGGCTGGGGTTGGATCCGGCGCAAGGGTTCTTGGCTCTGGCAGCTCTGCTCGTGGTATTGACCGGGGTCGGTATCTGGGTCTTGCCGGACTTCTTCGCTCGCTTCTTCGTTTTTGCCCTCACTCGTTTCTTCTACCGAGTTCGGGTAGCGGGGCGTGAGAATCTTCCGGCTCAGGGCCCGGCTCTTCTCGTTGCCAATCATGCGGCGTTGATGGATGCGATCTGGATCATTTCGCTGCAGCCCAGGCGGGTCCGTTTCCTCGTCTCGCGAAAGTATCTTGAGGAGAAAGGTTGGTTCCTCCGCACGATCCTCAAGATCTCTGGGGCGATTCCGATTCACGAAGAAGACGGGCCGAAGGCGATTGCGAAAGCGCTGGCCGAGGCGCGGAAGGCGCTCGAGGAAGGGTACATCGTAGGTGTATTTCCCGAGGGCCGATTTACTCGCACCGGTCATCTCCTCCCGTTTAAACAAGGTTTTGAGCGCATTGTGAAGGGGACCGATATTCCCATTCTGCCGATCGCGATCCACGGAGGTTTTCGAACCTATGCGGGACTGGGGTTGGCCGATGAGTCGAGGTTGTTTCATCCGGGAGACTTTCGGCGTGAGGTCTATCTTTCCGTGGGTGCTGCGGTTCCTCAAACGGCCCAAGGCGCCGATCCTAAGGATCAATCTCTGGTCGACCGGGTGCGGGAGGCCGTGTCGGAGGAGATCATTGCTGCGGCCCATCTACGTCTTCAACATTCTGGGAACGCGGGTGAGCGATTTATCCGCTGCGCAAGGGCGAATCGAAAGCGGTTGGCCATGGCCGATTCCGAGGGGAAGGAGTTGAAGTTTGGCCGAGTCCTCGCCGGGGCCATTGCGTTGCGTGGATTGCTTCGGGAAGAGCTGGAAGGAGATCCTCGAGAGGTCGGAGTCGTCTTGCCTCCCTCGATCGGTGGCACCTTGACCAATCTTGCCCTCGTTCTCGATCGAAGGGTTCCGGTGAATCTCAACTTTACGATGCCCGAGGCTTCTTTTCGCTCAACGGTAGAGCAGGCCGGGGTGAAAACGGTCTTAACCGCCCGCAGGGTTTTGGAGAAGTTTCCGGATCTGAAGATCCCCGGGCGACTGGTCTTCGTTGAAGATCTTCTGGCGCGTCTGTCGACTTCCCAGCGAATCCGGGCGGGATTGATTGCGCGTCTCTTCCCCTGTTCCTGGATTCTGGGTCGAAATCCCGCGAGGGCCGATGATCCGCTTGCGATTCTTTTCAGCAGTGGAACTACGAACGAACCCAAAGGAATCGTTCTTACTCACGGCAATATTCTCTCCAATATCAATTCTTTTGAAGAGGTCGGACGCTTCCGCAAGAAGGATCGTATTCTCGGGACACTACCGTTTTTCCACTCCCTTGGGCTAACGGTTACCGTCTGGATGCCGATGACTCAGGGAGTCGCCGTGGGTTATCATTCGAATCCCCTGGAGGCTGCAAAAATCGGCGAGTTCTCGGAGAAGTTTCACCCGACGATTATCCTCGGCACTCCTTCTCTTCTTCTCGGGTGGGCTCGAAAAATTAAACCGGAATCCTTCGAATCCGTGCGGTGGATTGTCGCCGGGGCCGAGAAGTTGTCTCCGAGAATCGCCGATTTTATCGAGAAGCGGTATGGGTTGCGTCCTTACGAAGGATATGGAGCTACGGAATGTTCGCCAGTGGTGGCACTCAACGTTCCTTCGGCTGATCTGGATGGATACTGTCAAAAAGGTTGTGAGCCCGGCACGGTCGGGCGTCCGCTGCCGAATGTGCGGGTGCGTATTGTCAATCCGGACACGAGGGAGATTTTGGCGCCAGGGGAAGAGGGTCTGATCGAAGTTCGTGGGCCGAATATTTTTCCCGGATATCTCGGGGCGCCAGAGAAGTCGGCGGAAGTTTTGCAGGACGGATGGTATCGAACTGGTGACATCGGTCACTTGGACGAGGACGAGTTTCTGACTCTGACGGATCGCCTCTCGCGGTTTAGCAAAATTGGAGGTGAGATGATCTCGCATTCACTGGTGGAAAACGAGTTGCGGGAGGCTCTCGACTTTGATGCCGATCAACTTTGTGTCACCTCGGTTCCGGACGAGAAACGCGGAGAACGGCTGGTGGTTGTCGTCGTCCGTGATATGGACCTCACCTCCCAGCGTTTGTCAGAGGCTCTGAGCCGGACGAGTCTTCCCAATCTTTGGAGGCCGTCGCCCAACTCCTACGTCGTCGTGGAAAAGATCCCCCAATTGGGTACGGGGAAGCCTGATCTGATGGGGATTCGCAGGTTGGCCACCGGTGAGGAATGACGAGTCCGGTGCGCGTTCCTCAGAACCACTTTTTGAAATAGAAGAATAGGAGCTCAATGGCGCCGACGAGAAAGAGCGCGAGGCAGACGACGGTAAACGCGATCGAGGAGTTCGTGCCCGGAATGCCGCCGACGTTGATCCCGAGCAATCCCGTGAAGAAACCGAGGGGAAGAAATACGGCGGCCACTAGGGATAGAACATAGGTGTTGCGGTTCATCCGGTCCTGCGAGCGGGCGAGTAATTCCTCCTGGGTCACCGCCGCTCGCTCGCGAATCGCGTCGAGGTCTTCCACGTGACGGGTAATCCGGTCAGTCGATTCGCGAAGATGGGATCTGTTGTTTTCCGACATCCATGGAAGGGGCTCGATGGAAAGGCGGGCAAAGACATCCCGCTGTGGGGAAACGTAGCGGCGAAGAGCGACGGCTTGGCGGCGTACGTCGCTCAATGGGCCACGGGCGGCGGCATCCGCTTTGTCGATGAGGGATTCTTCGACACCGTCAAGGTCGTCCTGGAGCGCGTCGACAACGGGCCCCATGCGGTCGATGAGCCGGGAAGAGAGGAGGGAAATGAGGTCGCCGGAGGAGAGGAGGGGTTCGCCGGATTGGATGCGTTCCTCGACGTCTGAAATCGCGAGGACACGGGGGCCGCGTAAACTGATCAATCGTTGCCCGTCGGACCAAAGGCGGATCGAGACCATATCTTCTGGATCGGCGCCGGGATTCAGGTTTACCCCCCGGAGAATGAGGAGAAGATTCTCGCGAACAATGTCGCACCGGGGGCGAGTCTCTTCGGCGAGGAGGGCGTCGCAGAGGATACGCGAGAGGCCAGATTCCCGGTGGAGCCATTGGCGGGCTTCTGGGCTGTAGCGGTCGAGGTGGATCCAAAGGAATCCCTCGCCTGGCTGCCATTGGGCAATGCTCTGCCATTCCAGCTTTTCGGCCGTTCCGTCGGGTCGAAACCAATAGGAACAGAGGAGAGGGGAGGAGTCGGTTTGAGAACTCATGAGATGCGGAAGGGGCGGGACGTGTTTGGGGTCTGAGAAAGTTTGGGGCTGTTGGTCAGGATCGTGAAGAGCTTCTCGAGGGTAGATCCCAGTTCATTTCGATTTGCGAGAATGTTTGGGCCTTCCGAAGGGTTAAAAGAATGGGTCGGCCGGGGGTGAACCCTCGTGTCGGAGGCAACTCGGTAGGCAAACATTGTCCGTAAAAGGGAACAGATCCTGGCCCGACAGGCGAGCCTGCAGTTGGAGGGGGAAGGTTTGAGAGTAATCGCTTTTGAACCTCTTGATCAGCGGGAGGCGGCATCCTTTCTACCGCATCTCCTGCTGGCGCATTGGCATCGAATCGATACGGTCAAACCATTCACGAAGGTCAAAATCCTCCGTTTGACGGTCTTTCTCGCCTCCGTCTTTTCCAATGAGAAGGAAAACGGGCTGCGGAGAATCTATATCCAGATGGAAGCGCTCCGTCAGTTCTTGAATAGCCTCGGGTGAGAGTTCGTGGTGAGAAGGGATATCTGGTCTTGTGCCGAGCCGGAGAAATATGAGGTCCCGGTCTCGAATGCCTTCTTCGTCGGCTTTGATTGTCTTTTCGAGGTCGGGTAATTCCTTATCCGGCAGGCGATAAACGATGATACGGTTCTTCCATTCGTAGGATTTGAGGGGAGAGGAATCGGCGAAGCTCATAGTTGCGAATATCAGGCAAAATAGGAGAGGGATCAGTCGTTTGCTCAGGCGCATGAGGAAGTCTACGGATTAGGAAAACCGGTGCAAATGCGTCCGTGATTCTGGGTGGGCTGCGGAGTCGCTTTTTTTCGGTCGAGCGGGAAGAATCCGAGATAGATTGCTTTTGGCAGGAATCTTGCCGTATTTTCCTAGCGTATGTTGAAAGGGATTCAAGGAGTGCTTCTGGATCTCTCGGGAACCCTTTACTCAGGGAACGAGAGAATTGAGGGGACTCGTAAGTGCCTCGCAGAATTGAATGAACGGGGAATCGAGTATCGGTTCCTCACCAATACGACCACAAAGTCGCGGTCCAAGATCCGGGAGAAACTGGCCTCGTTAAAAGTCGAAGTCGACGAACGCCTGATCATCACCCCCATGGCCGCAGCCCGGGAACAGATTCGGAAAGACGGATACCTCACCGCGAACATTCTCGTTCATGAGGATGCGAGGGACGACCTTGGAGCAATCGATGAGTCGGATGATCCGGATGTGGTCATTCTTGGAGACCTGGGGGATGGGTATACCTATGAGGTTTTGAATAAGGCCTTTCGGCAGCTTTCGAACGGTGCGGCCTTCTACGCGTTGGCCAAGAACCGGTTCTTCGAGTCGAATGGTGAGCTCTTTCTCGATATGGGCGCCTATGTCGAAGCCCTTTCGTACGCCAGCCATAAGCAGGCGCTTTGCCTAGGGAAACCCTCAGAAACCTTTTTTGACCGGGCGGTCGAATCGCTGGATCTTCCCAAGGAAGCGATTGCGGTGGTCGGAGATGATCTCGAGAGCGATGTTCTCGGTGCGATGGATTATGGAATGAAGGGAGTTCTGGTGCGGACGGGGAAATTCAGTGAAGAGACGATCAAGAATGTGGATCGGGAGCCGGACTATGTCATCGATTCCATTCGGGATCTCCCCCGATTGCTCGATTAGTGGATCTGTTTTCTGGGGATTGCTTTTTGTAGAGCTTCCCCCAATGGTTTCTCACTTATGAGTAGCGAAACTGCGACAATCGAGACAACCAAGGGCACGATGGTCGTTACGTTCTGGGAGGACGTAGCGCCGAAGACCGTGGAGAATTTCAAGAAGCTGGCCAAGGAGGGCTTTTACGACGGAACGGCTTTCCACCGGATCATGAAGGGCTTCATGATTCAGGGGGGCGATCCGCTGACCAAGGATGAGAAAAAAGAGCATCTTTGGGGAACGGGAGATCCTGGGTATAAGGTTAAGGCCGAGTTCAACGCCAAGCCCCATAAGAAAGGCGTGCTTTCCATGGCTCGCTCGGCGCATCCCGATTCAGCGGGATCCCAGTTCTTTATCTGCCTCGGGGATTGCTCCTTCCTCGATGGCCAATACACCGGTTTTGGTGAGCTGGAGTCGGGCGTCGAAGTCCTCGAAGAGATCGGCGAGACTCCTTGTGCCTACGGTGCTGGGGGAGAAAAAAGCCGCCCCACCGAGCGTGTTGAAGTCACCAAAGTGACCATCGGGTAACTCAGCGACCCATTTGATTGGAGGCCGGGCTGCGGAGAAATTTCTCTGCGCCCGGCTTTTTTATGGAATCTCGAAGCGGCTGGTGGCTGGTTTCTCGTGGGCCTCACCCGCAACTCACGAGGAGGAATCCTCTGCCGGCGAGTCGTTTGCCGGTGATAGATCGAAGACCCCTCCCTGGAGTTTTCCGCGTTTCACGGTGATATCGAGATCGGCTTCGTATCGACGGATCAGGCGAACTTCATCTCCCGCGACGATGGAAATGGCTACACCCGCCTCTCCCATGCGCCCCGTTCGTCCGACGCGGTGCAAATAGTCATCGGGGAGTGTCGGTATATCAAAATTGATGATATGCGTCAGACCCTGGATATCGAGACCGCGAGCGGAAACGTCCGAGGAAATTAGGTAGGGGACCGTGCCGGTGCGGAAACGTTTGAGGGCGCTCTCCCGCTCAAACTTGCTCAACTCGCCGTGGAGGACGGCATGGGGAATGTCGAATCGTTCAAAACCATTGCCGAGTTCCTTCGCCCCTCGGTTGCGATGAGTGAAGATGAGGGCTCGCTGTGGCTGGACGGCCCGCAGGAGCTTCCGCAAGGTGTCGGCTCGATGATGATAGTCGGAGTCGACGTAAAAGTGTTCGATTGTGGAATCGCTCTCGATGTTCTCGCCGGTAACCCAGGCGACCTCCTTGCCCATTTCCTGAGCGATCCGGAACGCGTCGGCCTTTTCGGTAGCGGAGGAGAAAACGAGTTGGCGGTCGCGGGGCATTCTTTTCAGTAGCGCCTCAAGATTGCCAATGTGATCTTCGGAAAGCATCACATCGGCTTCATCGATAGAGACGGCCCGCACATTATGGAGTTTCAGTTTTCCGGCTTGGACCAGCTCGATCATTCGCCCGGAGGATCCAATGACGATGTGTGGCTTCTTCTTCTTGAGCTGTTCCTTTTGGCGTTTCGAGGAAGCGTTCCCGATGAGGAGTTGACTGCGAATGGCCAGATTCCCGTTCGCATCAAGGGTGCGGACGGCCTCGTGAATTTGCACGGCCAGTTCCTGCGTCGGCGCGATCACGGCGACCTGAATATCCTTGGTGCTCGTGTCGGTCCTCTCCAGAAGGGGGATGAGGTAGGCCAGAGTCTTGCCGCTACCCGTAGGGGCATTGAGCCATGCATCCTTACCTTTGCTGAGAAAAGGGTAGGCCTGAATCTGGATGTCGGAAGGGGTTCGCATCTTCAGTCGATCCAGTTCACGGAGAAAAGAATAGGAAATTCCTATAGTTTTGAAAGTCGACATGGGATCCACCGTTACATGACTGAGGCGAAATAGCACTTCGTTAAAAGAGAGAATTTGGCCGAAAAATCGAAAGTATGGAAGGAATGGTATTTGGGAAGGCACCGGAGCGCGCCAGCTTAGCAAAGCTTGTGCCTTGCGCAGAACCGAGTACTCTATTCTTCCAATGACCCTTACTGATCTCGGATGGAATACTCAGCTCGAAGCCGAATTTGCGGAATATCGCGAAAACGGTTGGGAGCCAGCGCGTCTCATCCGCGACAACAAGATCTCCTATGGAGCATTCTTGGGAGATGGCGAGGAAGTCGAAGTTTCGCTGGGCGGAAGTGTCTATCACGATGCTGAGACCGATGCCGAATTGCCATCGGTTGGCGACTGGGTGGCTTTGGAAATGGGAGCGGAAGGCTACGAGTATGACGCGGTTATCCGCGCACGCCTATCCCGGAGAACCTGTCTCTCGCGGAAAGCGACCGGAAAGGCCGCCGCGGAGCAAGTCATTGCGGCGAATGTAGACAGGGTTTTCGTCGTCACCGATCCAGGTCAGGATTTCAATGAACGCCGAATGGAGCGCTACTTTGAGGTGATTGAGCAGAGCGGAGCCAGCCCCGCAGTTATCTTGAATAAGGTTGATCTCCACTCGGACGAAGAGAGCCGAATCGCTAAGCAGAAAGTAGAGGCCCTGAGCCCAGGAGTTCCGGTGCTCCTGACATCGGCAATGAACGAATCCGGTGTCGATTCGATCCGAAGCTTTCTCGAGCCCGGGTTGACGATCGCGCTGGTCGGCTCAAGTGGGGTGGGAAAATCTTCCATCGTTAACCAACTCCTCGGGGAGGAATGGCAATGGGTTGGAGAGGTCAATGCCGCCACGGGAAAAGGAATGCATACGACATCGGC comes from the Puniceicoccus vermicola genome and includes:
- a CDS encoding MarR family winged helix-turn-helix transcriptional regulator, coding for MSERSEAAQDLFDEVRKINNRLRWLGDTLHLDLGVTAAKRSLLLTLDREGPQTVPDLARERLVSRQVVQTQVNDLLEEGLVESQPNPRHRRSTLLALTSKGDRLIQKMLAKESELVKTSTYSPSTKELTVLREQLQKLRAGLEAIESEQAP
- a CDS encoding MFS transporter, yielding MSKSSSPFPGTFGWHNATQFTGALNDNLFKLLIIYALAVAWPDKSVDTTLVVVGVLFALPFLLFLGAGGILADRFGKNRVVRGVKLAEIGVMGFGALSLFTGSGWMMLVTVFLMSTQSALFGPTKYGIIPELVGKEGISRANSFLQSATYAAIILGTAMAPEVSLWLGQNYGFAGLLCVGIAVVGYICSRKIASTPPSGGNRRMANLFYRDLVTSLREVHRDSFLALAVWGSAVFSLVGAYVQMNFLAYGEVILGLGREESTRLFFLTAIGIGAGALLAGRLSRRGIEFGLVPIATALMSVSCILLFTTDASTSVYLAGFYGFIMGVGAGFFLVPIESFIQFRSPPERVGGIVAASAWLSWVGVLGGALLLYVNTKWLGLDPAQGFLALAALLVVLTGVGIWVLPDFFARFFVFALTRFFYRVRVAGRENLPAQGPALLVANHAALMDAIWIISLQPRRVRFLVSRKYLEEKGWFLRTILKISGAIPIHEEDGPKAIAKALAEARKALEEGYIVGVFPEGRFTRTGHLLPFKQGFERIVKGTDIPILPIAIHGGFRTYAGLGLADESRLFHPGDFRREVYLSVGAAVPQTAQGADPKDQSLVDRVREAVSEEIIAAAHLRLQHSGNAGERFIRCARANRKRLAMADSEGKELKFGRVLAGAIALRGLLREELEGDPREVGVVLPPSIGGTLTNLALVLDRRVPVNLNFTMPEASFRSTVEQAGVKTVLTARRVLEKFPDLKIPGRLVFVEDLLARLSTSQRIRAGLIARLFPCSWILGRNPARADDPLAILFSSGTTNEPKGIVLTHGNILSNINSFEEVGRFRKKDRILGTLPFFHSLGLTVTVWMPMTQGVAVGYHSNPLEAAKIGEFSEKFHPTIILGTPSLLLGWARKIKPESFESVRWIVAGAEKLSPRIADFIEKRYGLRPYEGYGATECSPVVALNVPSADLDGYCQKGCEPGTVGRPLPNVRVRIVNPDTREILAPGEEGLIEVRGPNIFPGYLGAPEKSAEVLQDGWYRTGDIGHLDEDEFLTLTDRLSRFSKIGGEMISHSLVENELREALDFDADQLCVTSVPDEKRGERLVVVVVRDMDLTSQRLSEALSRTSLPNLWRPSPNSYVVVEKIPQLGTGKPDLMGIRRLATGEE
- a CDS encoding zinc transporter ZntB, with translation MSSQTDSSPLLCSYWFRPDGTAEKLEWQSIAQWQPGEGFLWIHLDRYSPEARQWLHRESGLSRILCDALLAEETRPRCDIVRENLLLILRGVNLNPGADPEDMVSIRLWSDGQRLISLRGPRVLAISDVEERIQSGEPLLSSGDLISLLSSRLIDRMGPVVDALQDDLDGVEESLIDKADAAARGPLSDVRRQAVALRRYVSPQRDVFARLSIEPLPWMSENNRSHLRESTDRITRHVEDLDAIRERAAVTQEELLARSQDRMNRNTYVLSLVAAVFLPLGFFTGLLGINVGGIPGTNSSIAFTVVCLALFLVGAIELLFFYFKKWF
- a CDS encoding DUF4174 domain-containing protein; translated protein: MSFADSSPLKSYEWKNRIIVYRLPDKELPDLEKTIKADEEGIRDRDLIFLRLGTRPDIPSHHELSPEAIQELTERFHLDIDSPQPVFLLIGKDGGEKDRQTEDFDLREWFDRIDSMPMRQQEMR
- a CDS encoding TIGR01458 family HAD-type hydrolase, whose translation is MLKGIQGVLLDLSGTLYSGNERIEGTRKCLAELNERGIEYRFLTNTTTKSRSKIREKLASLKVEVDERLIITPMAAAREQIRKDGYLTANILVHEDARDDLGAIDESDDPDVVILGDLGDGYTYEVLNKAFRQLSNGAAFYALAKNRFFESNGELFLDMGAYVEALSYASHKQALCLGKPSETFFDRAVESLDLPKEAIAVVGDDLESDVLGAMDYGMKGVLVRTGKFSEETIKNVDREPDYVIDSIRDLPRLLD
- a CDS encoding peptidylprolyl isomerase is translated as MSSETATIETTKGTMVVTFWEDVAPKTVENFKKLAKEGFYDGTAFHRIMKGFMIQGGDPLTKDEKKEHLWGTGDPGYKVKAEFNAKPHKKGVLSMARSAHPDSAGSQFFICLGDCSFLDGQYTGFGELESGVEVLEEIGETPCAYGAGGEKSRPTERVEVTKVTIG
- a CDS encoding DEAD/DEAH box helicase, with the protein product MSTFKTIGISYSFLRELDRLKMRTPSDIQIQAYPFLSKGKDAWLNAPTGSGKTLAYLIPLLERTDTSTKDIQVAVIAPTQELAVQIHEAVRTLDANGNLAIRSQLLIGNASSKRQKEQLKKKKPHIVIGSSGRMIELVQAGKLKLHNVRAVSIDEADVMLSEDHIGNLEALLKRMPRDRQLVFSSATEKADAFRIAQEMGKEVAWVTGENIESDSTIEHFYVDSDYHHRADTLRKLLRAVQPQRALIFTHRNRGAKELGNGFERFDIPHAVLHGELSKFERESALKRFRTGTVPYLISSDVSARGLDIQGLTHIINFDIPTLPDDYLHRVGRTGRMGEAGVAISIVAGDEVRLIRRYEADLDITVKRGKLQGGVFDLSPANDSPAEDSSS
- the rsgA gene encoding ribosome small subunit-dependent GTPase A, producing MTLTDLGWNTQLEAEFAEYRENGWEPARLIRDNKISYGAFLGDGEEVEVSLGGSVYHDAETDAELPSVGDWVALEMGAEGYEYDAVIRARLSRRTCLSRKATGKAAAEQVIAANVDRVFVVTDPGQDFNERRMERYFEVIEQSGASPAVILNKVDLHSDEESRIAKQKVEALSPGVPVLLTSAMNESGVDSIRSFLEPGLTIALVGSSGVGKSSIVNQLLGEEWQWVGEVNAATGKGMHTTSARELLCLPGGGMLIDNPGIREVQLWRDAETLKASFSDFDEIAKQCKFRDCGHGADKGCAIQAAIAEGTLSRERFINYLKLDEELERLSHRQKKRQITIGRRNRREQKSKDEKYNRKRGY